The following DNA comes from Legionella sp. PATHC032.
GATAAAGCGATTAATCCAATTCTTTTTGCATAGACTTCGTTTTTTAAGAATAAATTAACTAAATCATATAGTTCTTTAGATGCAGATCGTAACTTCATCAGCGCTTTTAAATCAAGAAATGGCAATAATTCATGAACAAGAATATCTTTTGGAATTACGCATAAAGAACCATTTTCATCGCAACGAGTAATAATCTTTTTACTACCACTGATTTGATTTTTAATCATACTAAACATTTTTTTCAGCATAACAGTTCCTATTTTTAAATGGCTTCATAAGTTTTCAGCGCGAGTTTGGGGTTGTAAATTCTGCCAAAAATGAAAATCAACTATTTTCACCCATTACAAATGAATTAATTTTAAACTATTTGAATTTTATTTGTCAATATTGGGCGTTTGTACATGGATATCCCTTTTAAATTTAATCGAAGCATTATGAACAAGCACATCCCGAATAACGTAAGCTCGACAATTAAAATTAAATTAAGTAATTGAAAAAAAGTTTTTTATAAAACTTATCTTAATGTATCAAATTTATTCATAAGTGATTTAAAAAGATTATGAAGGATAATTTAGTGGAGTTATTTTGTGTTCTCGATAATTTTGTCAAAAAATTTTTTTCCTGAGTGTGAAAAGGTTTAACTTAAATTTAGCTCAAAGGGCCAGCGAGAGAACTATGCTTTAGAAACAAAACAACGTTACCTAAATCGCTCACTATGCCATTAATAGAGAATTAAAATAATGTCGAAATCAGGCTAATTTGCGAATAGGGAATTAAGCGTCAGTCAATGCATAGAATATAGCACTTACGTTGAAGCAACTTGTTGGTTCAAATAGTATTAGCCTGCCTTATCCATTCAATAAATCATATGTGTCCCACTGAGTAATAATAAATACAGTCCGAAATTAATTCCATTGTGGTTCAAACTCATGAAGCTAGAAAACAAAATTTAAGAGTCAGGTTTTTGGTGCAATAAAAATAAAAACCATCCGGCAACCTTCCTCAATTGCTGTTTATAATACCCAACAGGATCAGTATCGGGACTGATAGTGAACTGAATATCGCACTTCTTCAAACAGCATTTTGCGTTGCAGAGTACTTCGCTTGCAATACTTATAATTGTCAGGATAAACAAGTTTCAAATGATTATATTTAACCTCAGCTCAACATAGGCAGGCCTAAATTTTCATTAAGGAATAGATTTTGAGGGAAGGTTTTCTCGGTTTAAGCATATAAGCAGCTAAACCGGATAAAAGGTTAATGACAAAATTATCTGGTTTGCGATGTCTGGTATGTTCAATTTGGCAAATTGATTTTAATTGCTCAATAACTATTTCAACGATACTGCGTTGTCTGAGGAAATTTTTTTAAAAGGTGAGAGTATTTTGGCCTTCATGTTTCTGCGTACCTTTGTGATAAGCTTATTTTTTTCTGGAAAAGGCTTTCCTCTTTTTTCTTTGAAAGATACTCCTTATCAGCTGCTGCAAGCCCATTGAGATTTTTGAAAAGCTGCTCTAGTGGTTTACGGTCATCCACATTGCCTTTTGTTACGCAAAATGCAATTAATTCACCAAGATGATTAATCACAAGATGGAGCTTAAAGCCAAAAAACCATCCCATTGAGGGCTATCCAGCAAATGTTGTATGGCGATGAATGCGCTTGTTATGACATACTTTCAGGGTGGTTGAATCAACATAATACAGCCCTGTCTTCTTCCCCATATGCGACAGCAAGTAGGCTGATAAAGGTGTCACTAAGGATGACATGATTTCTATGAACCGATTATAGCTGACAAGTTTCGGAAAATACGATTTCATATCCATCTCCACGCATTCACGATAATAGTCTTTAAATGTTCGATAATGGCTGAGGTGAAATAAAATCATGGCCGTTATGATTTCAATGGCTGACAGCCTGCAAGGACCTTGTCTTTTGCGATTCAGTGATGGAAGTCAATAAAGCGGCATTTCTTTAAACCATGCCTTGCAAAAATCATCAATATCACAGAATATTTCTACTATCGGTGCTAACATCTTGTTTCCTTACATAATTCAGGCGTGAATTTTAAAGAAACAAAATGTATATAGCACCGATATTTTTTTCAATAATTCAATAGCATAACCTTATTCTTATATCGAGCTGAGGTTATATTTAGATAAAATAAATTACCAAATTAAAGGCATTTTTAACGAAGAGATTGGTATTTTTCATAAATCCTGTTTCATTTAAGTATCTAGCTTATTACTGCACCAATAGGCGTAAATGATTGGCTTCCTTTTTTCATCAAAAGTTGCTGCTAAATTCAATGATTGACACCTGGTAAAGTATTTTTTAATGCATGATAATCTATCAAATGTATCAATATATAGTACTTCGCCAAGGGTATTCAAATTAGGTGACCAATACTTGTATTGATTTTGCATTGAACCGCAGTCGAAGGTAAAAATTGTCGGTTTATTTTTAAGAAAGAACAGCATGCGTGCCTCGAACCATCCTGGGGTTATGACTATGCTCGGGAGCTTATCGTTAGACTGATTAATTTGTTGTATCGATTGATAATAAGCCAGTTTTTTTGAATACCCAAAACTGAAAAGAGTGGTATTGTTCAGCAAAATGACCCCACTGGTAAGAACGTAGAATACAATTAATAAATAAGTGGAATTACGATAAGCCCACTCTTGATAGCAATAACCAGCTAATAAGCTGGCAGTAATTAGGTATTGACTCAACCAATATCCTCTTATCGTGGCTTTGCCGGCGACAAATAAATAGAAAAGACCAAATGTTACGCAAATAATGAGGCACAAATAAAATATAGGGGATTTTCTAGGGGTACCTTTGGACAGATATAACGCTGGTGGAATGAATAAAAAGTTAATTGCAGGGAGGAACGTATTAAAAAAGGCATGCAAGACACTCCCCATCGCATGATGAGTATTTTGCGTTTGGTGAGTACTTAACTGGTAGCGAATGGATACCCAATCATGCTGCGTATTCCATAGAATAACCGGGCTGAAGACAATGATTGCCAGGGTTAATGCCAAATAAAAATGCCTGGATTTAAAAAGCCGTCTATAGGGTGTTGCAACCAAAAAAATAAGTAAGGCCAGCACGAGAACAATACCTGAGTATTTGGATAAAAGCATAAGGCCTATACTCAAACCTACGTAATACAAATCCTGATTACGATTAAACTGGATGTACCTTATTGTAAAGTAAAGAGTTAATGCCCAAAAAAGGGTTAAAGGTGTGTCATAGGTAGTTTGATTGATCAAATCTAAAGTGACTAATGGTGAAAATAACCAAATCAAAACCGTAACATAACTGGCTTCTTTATTAAGGCAAAGTCTTGCTGTTTTATAAATTATAAAACTGGTCAAGGCAGTAGAAACTATAGTAACCAGGTTTAAAGCAAAGAGAGTATCTCCAAATAAAAGTGTGGCTATTCGGATAAAGTAGGCAATCATGGGAGAACCATCATAGTAGGATAGAGCCAGATGCCTGCTCCAATCCCAGTAATAATAACTATCTAATCCCAGGAGATGAATTGGTGCAATTAATAGAATGATTAGAAAATAGAGGCTAATGTAGCGATGCATGTGCAAAAACATTCAGTATTCCCAGGAAAGTAATGATGAATTATATGTTATTTTATTATCAGTTTTTATATAATGCATTCAGTTTTATCATTAATTAATAAATGACGTTTATGAAATTATATTTTTTTGGCGATGATAATAATAAACCCAAATTAAGCGAACATTTAATCATTTACATACTCAGTTTGCTAGATCCCAAGTCTCAGTCTGTTGCTTCTTTAGTGAATAAAGACTGGTCTAGGCTGGTTCAATTGACACAGCAATACCTATCTATGCTACCAGTGATTCATCGAATACCTCTATTTGTGAATCTGGGTCTTGACGTTTTGAAATTAAAATTAATGACAGGTGGTATGACGAATTCCACATTTAGGCTAAGAATTAAAAATGCCCCTGAGAAATGGGTTATGCGGATTCCTGGAAAAGGTTCTTCAACATTTATAACCAGAAGAGATGAAGCTCATAATGCTAAACAAGCCGAAAAACTTGGACTGAATGTTCCGATAGCTTTCTTTGATCCAGAAGATGGGTTGCAGGTAACTCGCTTTATAGAAGGAGTGCATTCACTGGATGATAAAGCCTTGGCCCGGAAGGAAATTCTGCATGAGGTAGCCACTATGATGAGAAAACTGCATAAGTCTACTTCTTTTGATAATGACACTCATTTTTTTGAACGAAATGAAGAGCTGTTGGATTTATTAAAACGAAAGCCCTTTAATTTCCCTGGAGAAATAGATTTTATTGAACAACGGATGAAGAAGCTACAGGAGATTTTTTCTTCTTATCATATTCAGCAATTTCCTTGTCATAATGATACAACGCCACTTAATTTTATCTTATCAGAAAATCCAGAAATCAAGGGTTCAGAAAAGATTCATCAGATTGATTGGGAATATTCCAGTAATAATGATTTTATTTGGGATTTAGTTTATTTTATGGTTGAAGCTAAGTTAAACCGAGAACAACAGCTTATTCTGTTGAAAGCTTACTTTAATACAGAGGAACTGAGTGACTCTCTTTTGGCATGGATAGAGGTTTATAAACCCATCATTGAATGGTGGATAACGATTTGGTCATGGACTCAATTGGCAAATGGAGCCAATGCAGTTGATTTGAGCTCTTACGAGCAGCTAGGGCTTGAACGGTATCATAGCACCTTAAGTCACTTGAAAAGTGATGACTTCGTCAAAGCCTTGGAAGTTATTGAAGCAGATAGTCATAGCCTGGCTTTTACGGGGAAGAGACCTTTTTAGAGGCAGGTAGTGTGAGGATAAGGCAGTTAGTTTACAGAGATGATTTAGATATTCAGGTCATTTTTTTGAGAAATTCCTGTAGATGCATCTTATCTTGCTCAGTATTTAAATAGTTTTTGAGTTGTTTCATGCTTCTGTCATAACCTTCCTGGCTAATTGTGCCGCGCATCAGCTCAAATCTTAAATACACACAATAGGTGTTGAGTACGTCTGTTTCACAATAATCTCGTATTTCTTTTAATTGGCCTGCCTGGTATTGTTCCCAAACTTTTGAGCCACTCATTCCCATTTTTCCAGGGAAACCTAACATGGTTGAAATATCATCAAGGGGGGCAAATGCTTTGTTCTGATATCCTGCAAGAACATCCATTAGATCAATGTGTCGATAGTGAAAGCGACTTAGATAATTGTTCCATTTAAAGGTTTGTTGATTTTCCCCTGTCTCCCAATAAGTGGGGGCGCTAATACTATAGTATAACGATCGGTAATGCAGTACGGGAAGATCAAATCCACTACCATTCCAGCTCACCAAGGTGGGCGTGTGTTTGTCAATTCCAGCAAAAAAACGGGTTATTAATTCTTTTTCATCAGAATTTTCATCGCCAAGAGACCATACTTTTATTTGAGTTCCATGACTGATTACCACAGATATAGCGCAGATCTTTTGTAAGTAATGAGGCAAAAAATCATTGCCAGTTTTCTCGCGCCTTAAGGCAAACATAGCGC
Coding sequences within:
- a CDS encoding glycosyltransferase family 39 protein; amino-acid sequence: MFLHMHRYISLYFLIILLIAPIHLLGLDSYYYWDWSRHLALSYYDGSPMIAYFIRIATLLFGDTLFALNLVTIVSTALTSFIIYKTARLCLNKEASYVTVLIWLFSPLVTLDLINQTTYDTPLTLFWALTLYFTIRYIQFNRNQDLYYVGLSIGLMLLSKYSGIVLVLALLIFLVATPYRRLFKSRHFYLALTLAIIVFSPVILWNTQHDWVSIRYQLSTHQTQNTHHAMGSVLHAFFNTFLPAINFLFIPPALYLSKGTPRKSPIFYLCLIICVTFGLFYLFVAGKATIRGYWLSQYLITASLLAGYCYQEWAYRNSTYLLIVFYVLTSGVILLNNTTLFSFGYSKKLAYYQSIQQINQSNDKLPSIVITPGWFEARMLFFLKNKPTIFTFDCGSMQNQYKYWSPNLNTLGEVLYIDTFDRLSCIKKYFTRCQSLNLAATFDEKRKPIIYAYWCSNKLDT
- a CDS encoding phosphotransferase family protein, which translates into the protein MKLYFFGDDNNKPKLSEHLIIYILSLLDPKSQSVASLVNKDWSRLVQLTQQYLSMLPVIHRIPLFVNLGLDVLKLKLMTGGMTNSTFRLRIKNAPEKWVMRIPGKGSSTFITRRDEAHNAKQAEKLGLNVPIAFFDPEDGLQVTRFIEGVHSLDDKALARKEILHEVATMMRKLHKSTSFDNDTHFFERNEELLDLLKRKPFNFPGEIDFIEQRMKKLQEIFSSYHIQQFPCHNDTTPLNFILSENPEIKGSEKIHQIDWEYSSNNDFIWDLVYFMVEAKLNREQQLILLKAYFNTEELSDSLLAWIEVYKPIIEWWITIWSWTQLANGANAVDLSSYEQLGLERYHSTLSHLKSDDFVKALEVIEADSHSLAFTGKRPF
- a CDS encoding 3'-5' exonuclease, giving the protein MTILVFDIETIPDIESGRRLFALDGLSDEDTACAMFALRREKTGNDFLPHYLQKICAISVVISHGTQIKVWSLGDENSDEKELITRFFAGIDKHTPTLVSWNGSGFDLPVLHYRSLYYSISAPTYWETGENQQTFKWNNYLSRFHYRHIDLMDVLAGYQNKAFAPLDDISTMLGFPGKMGMSGSKVWEQYQAGQLKEIRDYCETDVLNTYCVYLRFELMRGTISQEGYDRSMKQLKNYLNTEQDKMHLQEFLKKMT